In Candidatus Dormiibacterota bacterium, the genomic stretch GTACTATATCGAGCCGACCATTTTCGAAGGTAACAACAAGATGCGCGTCTTCCAGGAAGAGATTTTCGGCCCGGTCGTTTCGGTGACATCGTTCAAAGACGAAGCCGACGCGCTTGCAATCGCGAACGACACGCTATACGGCTTGGGCTCGGGCGTTTGGAGCCGCGATATCAACACCGCGTACCGCATGGGGCGGGGCATCCAGGCCGGTCGTGTCTGGACGAATTGCTACCACGCGTATCCGGCGCACGCGGCTTTCGGCGGGTACAAGCAGTCCGGCATCGGCCGCGAGAATCACAAGATGATGCTCGACCACTACCAGCAGACCAAAAACATGTTGGTCAGTTACAGCCCGAACGCCCTCGGGTTCTTCTAAAACGATGGCGCGTGCGACGCGCGTCGATGCAACGGCGGAGGCGCTCGATTTGATCGAGCGCCTCCGTGCAAAACACGGCGCGCTCATGTTTCACCAGTCGGGAGGCTGCTGCGACGGCAGCAGCCCGATGTGCTATCCCCTTGGCGAATTCATGGTTGGGGGTTCGGACGTGAAGCTCGGCGAGATCGGCGGCGCGCCGTTCTACATGAGCGCGTCGCAATTTGAATATTGGAAGCACACGAAGCTCACCATCGACGTCGTTCCGGGACGCGGCGGTATGTTCTCGCTGGAAAACGGCGAAGGCATCCGCTTCCTGACGCGCTCGAGCATCTTCACCGAGGCCGAACTTGCCGGCCTCGATCCCGTCGAGATCCCCTCCATGTGATAAAGGCGGGCCTTGCTCGGCCTGCTTGACAAGCGGCCTCGCAGCCGTTAGCGTCCTATTCATGTATAAACGGCTTTTTGCGACCGCGGTCACTATAATCGCGGTCCTGACCCTTTCCTCTTCGCCCGTTCGCGCCGCCGACGGTCTCCACGTGGTTTCTTCGTTTTCCTCGAGCAATGCGAAGCTCGTCGTGGCGAACTATACCGACGGTTCCGAAGTTATCGGCATTATCGGCGTCACCACCCCTTCGCAGACGTTCACCTATAGTTTTGTAAAGAGCGATCTCAATACACTGTTAGGGCTCTGGGAAAAAGCTCGGCACGTGAGCGCGCAAAAATATGTCGCTTCGGGCTCCATGGCGGAGACGGAAACGCATGCGCTCGATGTCCTGTTGCTTGCCGGTGGCCCGACGGTGCGCGTCTCGATTGCCGATCCGGTTGACGGATTGGGCTCGTTCGATCTCTCGCGCAGCGATTACAGCGCCTTCGATGCGGCGCTAAACAAGGCAGCCGCAGCCGTAACGAATTAGCCGGTCTGGCGCGTTACTCGGCTTCCGGCCAGAGCGCCACGGCCGGCATACGCGGCACGCGGCTGGGGTATGTGCCCCCCGGGTGGCTCTTTTTGAATTCGTGACACAGAACGGCGAGGTATTCGAAGTTTTCGAATAGCGCGATGTTGTGACTAATGTGACGTCGGTTGACGATCCACGGAGCCAGCCGATCCCAGCTGTTGCGTATTGCGTCACCCCACATGTCGAAAGTAATCGCGCGACCGATCGCGCCGTTCTTCACGAACACGCCAAGGCTCTCGAAGAACGTGGCGATGGTTCGCGCTTGCTCGAATTCCTGCGGAAGCGGAACGCCGAGCATTTTGCGCCGCATTTCCGGGTCTTCGCTGAGCTTCGGCAATTCGCGCAACACGTAGATCATGGCTGCATGGAAGACGGGCGATTCGAGCGTTTCGCGAATCTCCGTTAGCGCGACGATCTGATTTGCGTTGCGCATATGCCGCATCTGCAGTAAGGCCGCAATCGCCGACGCAGCGACCAAAAACAAGGTCGCGATCGAGGCGATCGCACCGAGCCATTCAGGACTCACGAACGGTCGGTCCTCGCGGTTGCACTATCCACCGGCCAATGCGCCGACGACGAGCAACGGCTCCGATCCATCTGCGACGGCGACGGGCAGCGGTGCGTCGGGCGACTCGTGGGACAGATCGCGTTCGCAGGCAAAGAATCGCACGTAGGCGCGGCGTTGAAACGTATGTTGGTCGCGAATGGTCCCGCGCAACATCGGATATGCCGCCTCGAGCGCATCCAAGACGTTCCGCACCGACGCGTCGCCGGCGATATCGAGCCTCGTCTCTCCTTCGATGCGCGCGAGCGCTCGGAGATTCGCAGGAAGCACGACACGAATCATGCGAGTGTCTGTACCTCGACCGAGAGCACCGGCGGCAAATCGCGAACGATCGCTTCCCAGTGGTCCCCGGCATCGGGTGAGACGTACACCTGGCCGCCCGTGGTACCGAAATAGATGCCGCAGCTATCGAGCGAATCGACCGCCATCGCATCGCGTAGCACGTTCACGTAACAGTCGCTCTGCGGCAACCCGTTGGTCAGCGCTTCCCATTCGTCGCCGCCGGTGCGGCTTCGGTAGACGCGAAGCTTGCCGTCGAGCGGAAAGTGCTGTGAATCGCTCTTGATCGGCACGACGTACACCGTATTGGGTTCGTGCGCGTGGAGATCGATCGGAAAGCCGAAGTCGGTCGGCAGATTGCCGCTCACCTCATGCCAATCGTCGCCGCCGTTATCGCTGCGCATCACGTCCCAATGTTTTTGCATGAAAAGCACGTTCGGGCGTTGCGCGTGCTGGGCGATGCGATGGACGCAATGGCCGATTTCGGCGGTTGGATCGGGATTGTACTCGGATCGAAGGCCGCGATTGATCGGCTTCCAAGTCGTTCCGCCGTCGTCGCTGCGAAACGCCCCGGCGGCGGAGATCGCCACGAAGATGCGCTGTGGATTGCTGGGGTCGAGGAGGATCGTGTGCAGGCACATGCCGCCTGCGCCCGGCTGCCAGGACGCGCCGGTGTTGTGCTTGCGCAGTCCCGAGAGCTCCTGCCAATTCGTGCCGCCGTCGGTCGAGCGAAACAGCGCCGCATCCTCGACCCCCGCGTACACCGTATCCGGGTCTTGCAAGGACGGTTCCAGATGCCATACGCGCGCGAATTCCCACGGGTGGGGCGTGCCGTCATACCACTGATGGGTCCCGGGAATGCCGTCGTACGCGAACGCGTTACCGACCGGCTCCCACGTGGCGCCGCCGTCGCTTGAACGCTGGATGACCTGGCCGAACCAGCTACTGCTCTGCGAAGCATACAGCCGCTGGGGATCGGCCGGTGAGCCTTTCGCGTGGTAGATTTCCCAGCCTGGGAAGTGCGGCCCATCGATCTTCCAGCGCTCGCGCTTACCGTCGGCGGTTAATACGAACGCACCTTTGCGCGTGCCCACCAGCACTCGAACTCCGCTCATAGCTCGTCCCTCCAAGCGTGTTACCCGGGTATCCGGTTTTCACGCTCGGAGAAATTACTCCGCCCGGCCGGGCCTGCCGCTACGCCTGCAGCAAGGCCATATCGATAGCCTTTGGTGGGCGGCATCGGTAAACGCTCTTGCTGTATTAGCGGTGCAAAGGGGTGGGCGCGCTCATCGCGACGTTGGCCACGATTTCGTACGAGCGCAGGCGCGCGGCGTGGTCGTAGATTTGTCCGGCGATCATCAGTTCGTCGACACCCGTCGATTCCACGAAGGCGGCGATGCCGCGTTGAACCGTCGCCGGCGAACCCGCGACGGCGTACATCATGGTGTGCTCCAAGCCCGCTTGTTCCATCGGCGACCACACGCCGTCGGTCGAATCGAGTGGGGGCTGCAACAGTCCCGGCGTACCGCGGCGCAGGTTGATGAATTGCTGTTGCATCGAGGTCGAAAGGCGGCGCGCTTCTTCGTCGGTTTCGGCGGCGAAGACGCTGATGCACGCCATGGCATAGGGCTTAGCGAGGTCGGGCGACGGCTGAAAGCGGCTGCGATAGATCGCGAGTGCCTGCATCAGTAAGTCGGGCGCGAAGTGCGACGCAAATGCGAACGGCAGGCCGAGGGCCGCCGCCAACTGCGCGCTAAACAGGCTCGATCCCAGCAGCCAGATGGGGACGTCGAGCCCGGCACCCGGTACGGCGCGAATCGCTTGCCCCGGCTGTTCCGGCTCAAAATACTCGCGCAGCTCGAGAACGTCGTTCGGAAAGCGCTCGGCGCTATCGTTCAGCTCGCGGCGCAGCGCCCGGGCCGTGCGCTGGTCGGTTCCGGGCGCCCGGCCGAGGCCGAGATCGATCCGTCCGGGGTAGAGCGAGGCCAACGTGCCAAACTGCTCGGCAATCACCAAGGGGGCATGGTTGGGCAGCATGACGCCCCCGGAGCCGACGCGGATCGTCGTGGTGCCCCCGGCGATATAGCCGATGACGACCGAGGTCGCCGCGCTCGCGATCCCGGGCATATTGTGGTGCTCGGCCAGCCAGTAGCGGTGGTAGCCCCAGGCTTCGGCGTGCTGCGCAAGACTCAGCGAGTTGTGGAAGGCGTCGGCGGGTGTCTTACCCTCGATGACGGGAGCCAGATCGAGGACGGAAATCGGGATCACGTTACAAATGAACCCGCGGCCTCCAACGGGCGTTGCGCTTCTTTAACCAAATGCACAAAGGCACGGCTTCGGTGTTGTGTAAGCGTCCAGGGACCCAACCGGCAATCGAAGGAGAACGAGGCTACACCATGACCGAACTGCGCGATTTTCTCATGCTCACGTACGCCGAGCTAGAGGATCTGAATCTTAAGGCCAAGCGGCAACGCGCCGAGCGCGTGCCTGCGGAACAGATCCAGAAAGAGCGGCTAAAGTACCTCGCAGACGAGCCTCGGATCAAAGCCGTTACCGTCCTGTTCACCGACCTTGAAGGCCGGCTGCACATGCTGGACTACGACAAGAAATTTCTGCTGAAGAACAGCGATAACCTCACGTTCGACGGCTCGTCGATCCGCGGATTTACGCCGCAGCGCGAGAGCGATCTGCGCCTGTACCTCGATTGGAGTGCGTTCTATTGGGCTCCGGCCGACGTGTTCGGCCCCGGCAAAGTGCTTGTTTTCGGCGACGTGATCGATCGCGACGGGTCGCCGTTTGCCGGCGACGTGCGCGGCCGTCTCAAGCGCCTCTCGACGAAGTATTACGAAAAGGACGGCTACACGCTCGCCGCTGCGAACGAAATCGAGGGCTTTCTCTTCCAGGGCCTCGATGCCGAGCGCCGTTACCACGAAACCGGCAAGTTCGAATACGTCAACACCGGCGGTTATTACCATTCGCTGCCGGGCGATCCGCTGCGAACCTTTATCGATACGGTTGCCGAAGTGCAACGCGCGATGGGGTTTGAGAACGAGAAAGATCATCCCGAAGTCGCGCCCTCGCAGTTCGAAATCAATTACAGCTACGGCGAGGTCGTTGCCGCGGCCGATCAAATCCAGCTCTATAAACTCATCTGTCGCCAAGTCGCCACGCGCCTGGGCATGACGGTGAGCTTCCTGCCCA encodes the following:
- a CDS encoding MoaD/ThiS family protein, with the protein product MIRVVLPANLRALARIEGETRLDIAGDASVRNVLDALEAAYPMLRGTIRDQHTFQRRAYVRFFACERDLSHESPDAPLPVAVADGSEPLLVVGALAGG
- a CDS encoding LLM class flavin-dependent oxidoreductase, with amino-acid sequence MIPISVLDLAPVIEGKTPADAFHNSLSLAQHAEAWGYHRYWLAEHHNMPGIASAATSVVIGYIAGGTTTIRVGSGGVMLPNHAPLVIAEQFGTLASLYPGRIDLGLGRAPGTDQRTARALRRELNDSAERFPNDVLELREYFEPEQPGQAIRAVPGAGLDVPIWLLGSSLFSAQLAAALGLPFAFASHFAPDLLMQALAIYRSRFQPSPDLAKPYAMACISVFAAETDEEARRLSTSMQQQFINLRRGTPGLLQPPLDSTDGVWSPMEQAGLEHTMMYAVAGSPATVQRGIAAFVESTGVDELMIAGQIYDHAARLRSYEIVANVAMSAPTPLHR
- a CDS encoding exo-alpha-sialidase, which gives rise to MSGVRVLVGTRKGAFVLTADGKRERWKIDGPHFPGWEIYHAKGSPADPQRLYASQSSSWFGQVIQRSSDGGATWEPVGNAFAYDGIPGTHQWYDGTPHPWEFARVWHLEPSLQDPDTVYAGVEDAALFRSTDGGTNWQELSGLRKHNTGASWQPGAGGMCLHTILLDPSNPQRIFVAISAAGAFRSDDGGTTWKPINRGLRSEYNPDPTAEIGHCVHRIAQHAQRPNVLFMQKHWDVMRSDNGGDDWHEVSGNLPTDFGFPIDLHAHEPNTVYVVPIKSDSQHFPLDGKLRVYRSRTGGDEWEALTNGLPQSDCYVNVLRDAMAVDSLDSCGIYFGTTGGQVYVSPDAGDHWEAIVRDLPPVLSVEVQTLA
- a CDS encoding glutamine synthetase family protein; translation: MTELRDFLMLTYAELEDLNLKAKRQRAERVPAEQIQKERLKYLADEPRIKAVTVLFTDLEGRLHMLDYDKKFLLKNSDNLTFDGSSIRGFTPQRESDLRLYLDWSAFYWAPADVFGPGKVLVFGDVIDRDGSPFAGDVRGRLKRLSTKYYEKDGYTLAAANEIEGFLFQGLDAERRYHETGKFEYVNTGGYYHSLPGDPLRTFIDTVAEVQRAMGFENEKDHPEVAPSQFEINYSYGEVVAAADQIQLYKLICRQVATRLGMTVSFLPKPVVGVNGSGMHTNVSVSKAGKNLFWDAKGEEQLSPFAWEFVDRILTHGSDVCLMLNASVNAYRRLDPHFEAPNQIKASAVDRGSMVRIPIGNERSARVEVRSVGPDANPYMVMLAVFQTGLEGTISSLKNLRQAERYLPDNIYDALADFRNSEWTTALLGEDVKKRYAELKQASADRCARLLGTFVKAQEVQYHHEVYNQYLWNLF
- a CDS encoding DUF4760 domain-containing protein, with the translated sequence MSPEWLGAIASIATLFLVAASAIAALLQMRHMRNANQIVALTEIRETLESPVFHAAMIYVLRELPKLSEDPEMRRKMLGVPLPQEFEQARTIATFFESLGVFVKNGAIGRAITFDMWGDAIRNSWDRLAPWIVNRRHISHNIALFENFEYLAVLCHEFKKSHPGGTYPSRVPRMPAVALWPEAE
- a CDS encoding DUF779 domain-containing protein, with the translated sequence MARATRVDATAEALDLIERLRAKHGALMFHQSGGCCDGSSPMCYPLGEFMVGGSDVKLGEIGGAPFYMSASQFEYWKHTKLTIDVVPGRGGMFSLENGEGIRFLTRSSIFTEAELAGLDPVEIPSM